The Salegentibacter mishustinae genome includes a window with the following:
- a CDS encoding DUF885 domain-containing protein translates to MKKLFNLALAFYCVSFLSAQEASEKLDSIISKIEDHKAYDREEFPLGLYTENYYKEESEFAEKQLEQLQDIKIDSLSETEQISLEMLKFKLQETIDRYKYEAYLNPLLSDSGFHLSLAYQVRDLNNYEQVKAYLNRLNAIPAYVDQHFVLLRKGLKKGNTQPRVIFEGYESTYNDQILKDPKESYFYGPFENLPKTLSEKQKDSVLSAAEYAIANNVIPQFKRIKTFFETEYLPNTRTSLGVSEIPNGREYYQNRLEYYTTLDLTAEEIHQIGLEEVARINSEMKKIIAEVEFEGSFEEFIHFLRTDEQFYAKTGDELLMEARDIAKRIDAKLPAYFKTLPRKPYGVTKVPDAIAPKYTTGRYIGASNETQPGYYWVNTYNLSNRPLYVLPSLTAHEAVPGHHLQNALNAELGDSIPKFRRNMYLSAYGEGWGLYSEFLAEDMGIYTTPYELFGKLTYEQWRACRLVIDTGIHAMGWSREEAVAYFEKNTALSMHNINTEVDRYISWPGQAVSYKIGEIKIRELRKKAEEALGSDFNIRDFHEVILEQGVVTLPILEKRVNAFIESNTD, encoded by the coding sequence ATGAAAAAACTGTTCAACCTTGCCCTCGCTTTTTATTGTGTTTCTTTTTTATCTGCCCAGGAAGCTTCAGAAAAATTAGACTCCATCATCAGTAAAATAGAAGATCATAAAGCTTATGATCGCGAAGAATTTCCTTTGGGATTATATACTGAGAATTATTACAAGGAAGAATCAGAATTTGCTGAAAAACAGTTGGAGCAGCTCCAGGATATAAAGATCGATTCTTTAAGTGAAACTGAACAGATTTCACTGGAAATGCTAAAATTTAAACTCCAGGAAACCATAGATCGTTATAAATACGAAGCTTATTTAAATCCGTTGCTTTCAGATTCGGGGTTTCATTTAAGCCTTGCTTACCAGGTTCGAGATTTAAATAATTATGAGCAAGTGAAAGCTTATTTGAATAGGTTAAATGCGATTCCCGCTTATGTAGATCAGCATTTCGTATTATTACGTAAAGGATTAAAGAAAGGAAATACACAGCCGCGCGTGATTTTTGAAGGTTATGAATCTACTTATAACGACCAGATTTTAAAAGATCCAAAAGAAAGTTATTTTTATGGACCTTTTGAAAATCTTCCAAAAACACTTTCAGAAAAACAAAAAGATTCGGTTTTATCGGCCGCTGAATATGCGATTGCCAATAATGTGATTCCGCAGTTTAAGAGAATTAAAACATTTTTTGAAACCGAATATCTACCCAATACCCGAACAAGTTTGGGAGTTTCTGAAATTCCAAATGGAAGGGAATATTATCAAAACAGGCTGGAGTATTATACCACTTTAGATTTAACGGCAGAAGAAATTCATCAAATTGGTTTGGAGGAAGTAGCGCGGATTAATTCAGAAATGAAAAAAATAATCGCCGAAGTTGAGTTTGAGGGAAGTTTCGAAGAATTCATTCATTTTTTAAGAACGGACGAACAATTTTACGCAAAAACCGGCGACGAATTATTAATGGAAGCACGGGATATCGCTAAGCGTATTGATGCTAAACTTCCCGCTTATTTTAAAACCTTACCCAGAAAACCTTATGGAGTGACAAAAGTGCCTGATGCTATCGCTCCAAAGTATACCACGGGACGTTATATCGGCGCTTCAAATGAAACCCAGCCGGGCTATTATTGGGTGAATACTTATAATTTATCTAATCGTCCGCTATATGTTTTGCCTTCTTTAACCGCCCACGAAGCGGTGCCCGGACATCATTTACAGAATGCGTTGAATGCCGAATTAGGTGACAGTATTCCAAAATTCCGTAGAAATATGTATTTATCGGCTTACGGTGAAGGCTGGGGTTTATATTCTGAATTTTTAGCTGAAGATATGGGAATTTATACCACGCCTTACGAGCTGTTTGGTAAACTTACCTACGAGCAATGGCGTGCCTGCCGGTTAGTTATCGATACAGGAATTCACGCAATGGGTTGGAGCAGGGAGGAAGCGGTAGCATATTTCGAGAAGAATACCGCGCTTTCTATGCATAATATCAATACAGAAGTAGATCGTTATATTTCCTGGCCGGGCCAGGCGGTGTCGTATAAGATTGGAGAAATCAAAATCAGGGAATTACGAAAAAAGGCTGAAGAAGCCCTTGGTTCAGATTTCAATATTCGGGATTTCCACGAAGTGATTTTAGAGCAGGGAGTGGTTACACTTCCTATTTTGGAAAAACGGGTGAATGCGTTTATTGAAAGTAATACCGATTGA
- a CDS encoding metal-dependent hydrolase, which produces MDSLTQIVLGAAVGEAVLGKKVGNKAMLYGAIAGTIPDLDTFASAFTDTITAIEIHRGFTHSIVFSILFAPIFGWLISKIEKKSIATRQNWSWLMFWGLFTHPLLDSHTTWGTQLFWPLEVRLAYKNIFVIDPLYTLPFLVFLILAMRQERGTKKRRKLNNLGLLVSSIYLLIITPALKLYTFDKFTEALEDQDIAYYKIETKPSPLNAVLWSANVEVDDAYLIGNYSIFDTQPIEFVAHPKNHQLLGDWIEKRNVKRLIDISEGWYTISEREGDIYFNDLRFGTLSPIARADADFAFSYKLVEENGKIKAIETEKTRGDAKELLSQLGNRILGN; this is translated from the coding sequence ATGGATTCACTAACACAAATAGTATTAGGCGCAGCGGTTGGGGAAGCAGTTCTCGGCAAAAAAGTGGGGAACAAAGCGATGCTTTATGGAGCCATTGCGGGCACAATACCCGACCTGGATACTTTTGCAAGCGCTTTTACAGATACTATTACTGCTATTGAAATACACCGTGGCTTTACACACTCCATCGTATTCTCCATACTTTTTGCACCCATTTTTGGCTGGCTAATTTCAAAGATTGAAAAAAAATCTATTGCCACCCGGCAAAACTGGTCCTGGTTGATGTTTTGGGGCTTGTTTACGCATCCACTTCTAGATTCGCATACAACCTGGGGCACACAGTTATTCTGGCCTTTAGAAGTCCGTTTGGCCTATAAGAACATTTTTGTAATAGATCCATTATATACGTTACCATTTTTGGTGTTCTTAATCCTGGCAATGCGACAGGAAAGAGGAACTAAAAAAAGGAGAAAATTGAATAATCTTGGACTCCTAGTAAGCAGTATCTATTTGTTGATTATTACTCCTGCATTGAAACTTTACACGTTTGATAAGTTTACTGAAGCTTTGGAAGACCAGGATATTGCTTATTATAAAATTGAAACCAAACCGTCTCCGCTAAATGCTGTTTTATGGTCGGCTAATGTGGAGGTTGATGATGCATATTTAATTGGGAACTATTCAATTTTTGATACACAACCAATAGAGTTTGTAGCACATCCTAAAAATCATCAATTGCTTGGCGACTGGATTGAAAAGCGCAATGTAAAACGGCTTATCGATATTTCGGAAGGCTGGTATACCATTTCAGAAAGAGAAGGAGACATTTACTTTAATGATCTTCGTTTTGGAACGTTAAGCCCAATTGCCAGGGCAGATGCCGACTTCGCTTTTAGCTATAAATTGGTTGAGGAAAATGGCAAAATTAAAGCCATAGAAACAGAAAAGACCAGGGGAGATGCAAAGGAGTTATTGTCGCAGCTTGGAAATAGGATCTTAGGGAATTAG
- a CDS encoding MutS-related protein — MNNPLEFYSKQKEIHQQELSKISKKLLVSSLIRLFIFLVICFTIYYFFGNMNVIVPVIIGGIALFLFLVSRHSNLKDKSDKQKEIIRLNELEIDILKTRNFQELPEGSEFENPTHPYSQDIDLFGRGSFFQYSNRTALYEGTKILAGIFTENSIENIPQKQEAVKELATKAEWRQEFTALAKLVKTETASKTVVKWFKNYKNFVPNYMKWLPGVFSAISVLVIAGYSFDYLKGIHLFLWFLAGILFTGIYLKRINLLSGSVSKIQDTFHQYHFLLGLLEQENFSSEILKKNQALIHSEKKKASAIFKEFSKAIDALDQRNNMLFGIFGNGFLLWDLRQSYKLEKWILAYRQHVKNWFEVIEFTDAYNSLGNFVFNHPDYIFPEIINEKRGISANKLAHPLLDPKKRVANDFTIGDEEFFIITGANMAGKSTFLRTVSLQILMSNIGLPVCAEACKYSPIKLITSMRTSDSLSDDESYFFSELKRLKFIVDEIKTDRYFIILDEILKGTNSSDKAIGSKKFIRKLVNSNSTGIIATHDLSLCEITSELSQVKNHYFDAEIINDELHFDYKFKDGICQNMNASFLLRKMEIVDD, encoded by the coding sequence ATGAATAATCCATTAGAATTTTATTCAAAGCAAAAAGAAATACATCAGCAGGAATTAAGCAAGATCTCCAAAAAATTGCTGGTATCCAGTTTAATCAGGCTTTTCATTTTTCTAGTCATATGTTTTACGATCTATTATTTCTTCGGAAATATGAATGTGATCGTTCCGGTAATTATTGGCGGGATTGCGCTTTTCCTTTTTTTAGTTTCCAGGCACAGCAATCTTAAGGATAAAAGCGATAAGCAAAAGGAAATCATCAGGCTAAACGAACTGGAAATTGATATTTTAAAAACCCGCAATTTCCAGGAATTACCCGAAGGAAGCGAATTTGAAAATCCCACACATCCTTACAGTCAGGATATCGATTTATTCGGGCGGGGTTCGTTTTTTCAGTATTCCAACCGAACCGCGCTTTATGAGGGTACAAAAATACTTGCCGGTATTTTTACTGAAAATAGCATTGAAAATATTCCGCAGAAACAGGAAGCCGTTAAAGAACTGGCAACTAAAGCAGAATGGAGACAGGAGTTTACTGCCCTGGCGAAACTGGTAAAGACTGAAACGGCGTCAAAAACTGTAGTTAAATGGTTTAAGAATTATAAGAATTTTGTCCCAAATTATATGAAATGGTTGCCTGGTGTATTTTCGGCAATTTCAGTTCTAGTGATCGCGGGTTATTCGTTTGATTATTTAAAGGGAATTCACCTTTTTCTATGGTTTTTGGCAGGAATACTTTTTACTGGAATTTATCTTAAGAGAATCAACCTGCTTTCAGGTAGCGTAAGTAAGATTCAAGATACTTTTCATCAATATCATTTTTTACTGGGACTTTTGGAGCAGGAAAATTTTTCTTCAGAAATATTAAAAAAGAACCAGGCATTAATTCATTCAGAAAAGAAAAAGGCATCAGCAATTTTTAAAGAATTTTCCAAGGCGATTGACGCTTTAGATCAGCGAAATAATATGCTTTTTGGCATTTTTGGGAATGGTTTTTTGCTTTGGGATCTTCGCCAAAGTTATAAATTAGAAAAATGGATTTTGGCTTACCGCCAGCACGTAAAGAACTGGTTTGAGGTAATTGAATTTACTGACGCCTATAATTCGCTGGGGAATTTTGTGTTTAACCATCCAGACTATATTTTTCCTGAGATCATCAACGAAAAAAGAGGGATTTCGGCTAACAAATTGGCACATCCGCTTTTAGATCCTAAAAAGAGGGTTGCTAATGATTTTACGATTGGAGACGAAGAATTCTTTATTATTACCGGGGCAAATATGGCCGGGAAAAGTACTTTTTTAAGAACAGTTTCCCTTCAAATTTTAATGAGCAATATAGGGCTTCCGGTTTGTGCTGAAGCTTGCAAATATTCGCCCATTAAACTCATTACCAGTATGCGCACCAGCGATTCGTTAAGCGATGACGAATCTTATTTCTTTTCAGAATTAAAGCGCTTAAAATTTATAGTAGACGAAATCAAAACCGATAGGTATTTTATTATTCTTGATGAAATTTTAAAAGGAACCAATAGCAGCGATAAAGCTATAGGTTCTAAAAAGTTTATCAGGAAGTTGGTAAACTCTAATTCAACCGGAATCATCGCTACGCACGATTTGAGTTTATGCGAAATTACTTCAGAATTAAGTCAGGTGAAAAACCATTATTTTGATGCTGAAATTATCAATGATGAGCTGCATTTTGATTATAAATTCAAAGACGGAATTTGCCAGAACATGAATGCCTCATTCCTTCTAAGAAAAATGGAGATTGTTGATGATTAA